From one Streptomyces sp. NBC_01478 genomic stretch:
- a CDS encoding MFS transporter, with product MTGTPLKSSAADRLFTRSAAAASCVGFVLIGMLQALYGPVIPGLRHEFGLSPSAAALGLSLHFTGGVAGVLAFNAIHSRISNRALLAWSYGLMAAGGAGFALAPNWPLALTAAFLGGLGFGGLDYGLNQLFAVGFGDRSTAMLNVLNAHFGIGAVLGPAVVAWLGPDDYPYAFGACAVLAVVLVLPGSSGVRTRVADAPPAATEKGGLGLSRVLVGFLVLYILNVAVEAGVGGWEPTHLETIGYTATVAASATSVYWLMMTVGRFLVVPITLRYAPERILAVCAAGMTVCLLLALVKGVAPVAYAGVGLFIAPVFPTGLPWLNKALPQARRAGAWVIAASMIGGVAAPPLLGVGIEASGIHAVPWLLTVLSGASLLATVWLIRLTRRSAA from the coding sequence TTGACCGGCACACCGTTGAAATCGTCCGCGGCCGACCGGCTCTTCACCCGGTCGGCCGCGGCCGCGTCCTGCGTCGGCTTCGTCCTCATCGGCATGCTCCAGGCCCTCTACGGCCCCGTGATCCCGGGCCTGCGCCACGAGTTCGGCCTGTCCCCCTCGGCCGCCGCCCTCGGCCTGAGCCTGCACTTCACGGGCGGGGTCGCCGGTGTCCTCGCCTTCAACGCGATCCACTCCCGGATCAGCAACAGGGCACTGCTGGCGTGGAGTTACGGGCTGATGGCGGCGGGCGGAGCGGGCTTCGCACTCGCCCCGAACTGGCCCCTCGCGCTCACCGCCGCGTTCCTCGGGGGCCTCGGCTTCGGCGGCCTCGACTACGGCCTCAACCAGCTCTTCGCCGTCGGCTTCGGCGACCGTTCCACCGCCATGCTGAACGTGCTCAACGCACACTTCGGCATCGGCGCGGTGCTCGGCCCGGCGGTCGTGGCCTGGCTCGGCCCGGACGACTACCCGTACGCGTTCGGGGCGTGCGCGGTACTGGCGGTGGTGCTGGTGCTCCCGGGCTCAAGTGGCGTACGTACACGGGTAGCCGACGCTCCACCAGCGGCGACGGAAAAGGGCGGCCTGGGTCTGTCCCGTGTCCTCGTCGGCTTCCTGGTCCTCTACATCCTCAACGTGGCCGTCGAGGCGGGCGTCGGCGGCTGGGAGCCGACGCACCTGGAGACGATCGGCTACACCGCGACCGTGGCCGCGTCGGCGACCTCCGTCTACTGGCTGATGATGACCGTCGGCCGCTTCCTCGTCGTACCGATCACCCTGCGGTACGCCCCCGAGCGCATCCTCGCCGTGTGCGCGGCCGGGATGACGGTGTGTCTGCTGTTGGCGCTGGTTAAAGGAGTGGCACCGGTGGCGTACGCCGGTGTTGGCTTGTTCATCGCGCCGGTTTTCCCGACGGGCCTGCCCTGGCTCAACAAGGCGCTCCCCCAGGCCAGGCGCGCCGGTGCGTGGGTGATCGCGGCCTCGATGATCGGCGGGGTGGCGGCGCCGCCGCTGCTCGGTGTCGGGATCGAGGCCTCCGGGATCCACGCGGTGCCCTGGCTGTTGACCGTGTTGTCGGGCGCGTCGCTGCTGGCGACCGTCTGGCTGATCCGACTGACGAGGAGATCCGCAGCATGA
- a CDS encoding ABC transporter ATP-binding protein, giving the protein MNASSIEVRGLSRTFHTTVRRPGLVGGLRSLVNPERVPKYAVSDVTFDVAPGELLALLGPNGAGKSTTIKILTGILRPTSGEARVAGVVPYEERERNARNIGAVFGQRTQLWWDLPVRESFAILRDIYEVPKAQHASRLREFDDILELSAFWDTRVRHLSLGQRVRCDLAAALLHDPPVVFLDEPTIGMDVVVKEQVREFLRHQVEERGRTVLLTTHDMTEVARLAERVVLINHGRLVLDGTLDEIRRTFGSTWQIRATLADAHAEAVALPGIALVRRDGPQVVFGPDGSEGPTVHQALKQVIEQYEVTEVAMDEADLEDVMRAAYVQAGPPAEEA; this is encoded by the coding sequence GTGAACGCGAGCAGCATCGAGGTACGCGGCCTCTCCCGTACCTTCCACACAACTGTCCGACGCCCGGGCCTCGTCGGCGGTCTGCGCTCGCTGGTCAACCCGGAGCGGGTGCCCAAGTACGCCGTCTCCGACGTCACGTTCGACGTGGCCCCGGGTGAACTCCTCGCCCTGCTGGGCCCGAACGGCGCCGGCAAGTCCACCACCATCAAGATCCTCACCGGCATCCTCCGGCCCACCTCCGGCGAGGCCCGGGTCGCGGGCGTGGTGCCGTACGAGGAGCGGGAGCGCAACGCCCGCAATATCGGCGCGGTGTTCGGGCAGCGCACCCAATTGTGGTGGGACCTGCCGGTGCGCGAGTCGTTCGCGATCCTGCGGGACATCTACGAGGTGCCGAAGGCCCAACACGCGTCCCGGCTGCGGGAGTTCGACGACATTCTCGAACTGTCCGCCTTCTGGGACACCCGGGTCCGCCATCTCTCCCTCGGCCAGCGGGTGCGCTGCGACCTGGCCGCCGCCCTGCTGCACGACCCGCCGGTCGTCTTCCTCGACGAGCCGACCATCGGCATGGACGTGGTCGTCAAGGAGCAGGTGCGGGAGTTCCTGCGGCACCAGGTGGAGGAGCGCGGCCGTACGGTCCTGCTGACCACGCACGACATGACGGAGGTCGCCCGGCTCGCCGAGCGGGTCGTCCTCATCAACCACGGCCGACTGGTCCTGGACGGCACCCTCGACGAGATCCGCCGTACGTTCGGCTCGACCTGGCAGATCCGCGCGACCCTCGCCGACGCGCACGCCGAGGCCGTGGCGCTGCCGGGCATCGCGCTGGTGCGGCGGGACGGTCCGCAGGTGGTCTTCGGGCCGGACGGGTCCGAGGGGCCGACCGTGCACCAGGCGCTGAAGCAGGTCATCGAGCAGTACGAGGTGACGGAAGTCGCCATGGACGAGGCCGACTTGGAGGACGTGATGCGGGCCGCCTACGTCCAGGCCGGCCCGCCGGCCGAGGAGGCCTGA
- a CDS encoding ABC transporter permease — MRVKAVRIVWRITRLNFRAQLEYRTEFLLMIAIGAIWQVSVIVFATVLLTRFAGMGGWDSSDVLLIPATRMLAHGLMVLFLGRMHGIGRYIQEGRIDIYLVRPMPVHRQAQLEYFPTNAIGDLTVAAGLMVGALSRSHLDWTAGRTAYLIAALLGGMLLEAALFTAVASASLRFPSADYWSRWLEDLLGTFGSYPLNVLPRAVGGFLTYALPLAFVAYLPAAVLTGHGHDTGVPYWLAAGSPLVGVLAYLGARLLWRWSLGHYTGVNG; from the coding sequence ATGCGAGTGAAAGCCGTCCGGATCGTATGGCGCATCACGCGCCTCAACTTCCGCGCCCAACTCGAGTACCGCACCGAGTTCTTGCTGATGATCGCGATCGGTGCGATCTGGCAGGTGTCGGTGATCGTGTTCGCGACGGTGCTGCTCACCCGGTTCGCCGGGATGGGCGGCTGGGACAGCTCGGACGTGCTGCTGATCCCGGCGACGCGGATGCTGGCGCACGGCCTGATGGTGCTGTTCCTGGGCCGGATGCACGGCATCGGCCGGTACATCCAAGAGGGCCGTATCGACATCTACTTGGTGCGCCCGATGCCGGTCCACCGCCAGGCGCAGTTGGAGTACTTCCCCACCAACGCGATCGGCGACCTCACGGTGGCGGCCGGCCTGATGGTCGGCGCGCTCAGCCGCAGCCACCTGGACTGGACGGCGGGCCGCACCGCGTATCTGATCGCCGCGCTGCTCGGCGGGATGCTCCTGGAGGCGGCCCTCTTCACGGCTGTGGCGAGCGCCTCCCTCCGCTTCCCGTCCGCGGACTACTGGAGCCGCTGGCTGGAGGACCTCCTCGGCACCTTCGGCAGCTACCCGCTCAATGTCCTGCCGAGGGCGGTGGGCGGCTTCCTCACCTACGCCCTTCCGCTCGCGTTCGTCGCCTACCTCCCGGCCGCCGTGCTGACCGGGCACGGTCACGACACCGGCGTCCCGTACTGGCTGGCGGCGGGCTCACCACTCGTGGGTGTGCTGGCGTATCTCGGGGCGCGGCTGCTGTGGCGGTGGAGCCTGGGCCACTACACCGGGGTGAACGGGTGA
- a CDS encoding SigE family RNA polymerase sigma factor encodes MDLAAKWATGAGHGGVESTEGDFHGFVAARSAALFRGALVLTGSRDAAEDLVQETLERACRKWRTISAKDAPDAYVRRIMVNLANDRWRRFRRTAQHPVDSDPAAPGDEYGRIDSRDQLVRALQQLPMRMRTVVVLRYFHDLSDAEIAADLKISQSTVRSQLARGIDRLRSQFPALSAPSSQQLTEGTR; translated from the coding sequence GTGGATCTGGCAGCCAAGTGGGCAACGGGCGCCGGGCACGGCGGTGTTGAGTCGACGGAGGGTGACTTCCATGGATTCGTCGCCGCCCGGTCGGCCGCGTTGTTCCGGGGCGCACTCGTCCTGACGGGCAGTCGCGACGCGGCGGAGGATCTGGTCCAGGAGACCCTGGAGCGGGCCTGCCGCAAGTGGCGCACCATCAGTGCCAAGGACGCCCCGGACGCGTACGTCCGGCGGATCATGGTCAACCTCGCCAACGACCGCTGGCGAAGATTCCGCCGTACGGCTCAGCATCCGGTCGACTCCGACCCGGCCGCGCCGGGCGACGAGTACGGACGGATCGACAGCCGGGACCAGTTGGTGCGGGCTCTTCAGCAACTGCCCATGCGGATGCGGACGGTGGTGGTGCTGCGGTACTTCCACGATCTGTCCGACGCCGAGATTGCGGCCGACCTGAAGATCTCGCAGAGCACCGTCCGCTCCCAACTGGCCCGTGGAATCGACCGGTTGAGAAGCCAGTTTCCCGCGCTCTCCGCCCCTTCATCGCAGCAGCTCACGGAAGGAACCCGATGA
- a CDS encoding ArsR/SmtB family transcription factor — MDSANRFGDVEISDPKAMRALAHPVRLAILERLQRHGPATASRLSPHVGATPSVTSWHLRHLAGFGLVRDAEGGTDRRERRWAAVARGFRVEVPEGEEGWSAARLLAGEMFARNAELPLRWLTETAPGLEPEWARLAGASNTRIVVTAAELAALKDALEELIAPYVIREPDRRPPDSRDVRLLTYALPQGPETDIPE, encoded by the coding sequence ATGGATTCCGCCAACCGTTTCGGTGACGTAGAGATCTCCGACCCGAAGGCCATGCGCGCGCTGGCGCACCCCGTACGGCTCGCGATCCTCGAACGCCTCCAGCGCCACGGCCCCGCCACCGCCTCCCGGCTCTCACCGCATGTGGGCGCCACCCCGTCCGTCACCAGTTGGCATCTGCGCCATCTCGCCGGCTTCGGCCTCGTCCGCGACGCCGAGGGCGGGACGGACCGGCGGGAGCGGCGCTGGGCGGCGGTGGCGCGGGGCTTCCGCGTCGAGGTGCCGGAGGGCGAGGAGGGCTGGTCGGCGGCGCGGTTGCTGGCCGGCGAGATGTTCGCGCGGAACGCCGAACTGCCGCTGCGCTGGCTCACCGAGACCGCGCCCGGTCTGGAACCGGAGTGGGCGCGGCTCGCCGGGGCGAGCAACACGCGGATCGTGGTGACGGCGGCCGAACTGGCCGCGCTGAAGGACGCGTTGGAGGAACTGATCGCGCCGTACGTCATCCGCGAACCGGACCGGCGGCCCCCGGACAGCCGGGATGTACGACTCCTCACGTACGCGCTGCCGCAGGGCCCCGAGACGGACATACCGGAGTGA
- a CDS encoding YhgE/Pip domain-containing protein yields the protein MDEDSGTPAPTGLRATALLGRPKLWLIPTVLTGLLAFLLSLLYMGGIVNPNRELHDLPIALVNSDTGKPLTGQQQNLGTQIAHSIVTNTASSAAGWRQLTRAQAQDELDAGKIYGALVIPADFTDSVAALTTTNATTRPTITVLTNPGKGSLGSSLASRISTTAAQQASLTIGKQLGAAATKADATQKLFLADPVLIATQVGHPIGSNSGIGLTAFYYTLLLVLAGFMGGNVISNGVDTGLGYADNEIGPWHTRRPTVPINRTQTLLLKMVMTAGITLLSVSLIMLAGIGILGMDATHIPLLWIYSYCAALAVGLGVQAINAAFGGIGQLVSMFVFIVLGLPSSGATVPLQAVPGFYRFLSHFEPMRQLSDGVRAILYFDARGDAGLTRAWTMIAIGTAIGLLFGFAMVRYYDRKGHKRLTPQPT from the coding sequence ATGGACGAAGACTCCGGCACCCCCGCCCCCACCGGCCTCCGCGCCACCGCACTCCTCGGCCGCCCCAAACTGTGGCTCATCCCCACCGTGCTCACCGGCCTGCTCGCCTTCCTGCTGTCCCTCCTCTACATGGGCGGCATCGTCAACCCCAACCGCGAGCTGCACGACCTGCCCATCGCCCTCGTCAACAGCGACACCGGCAAGCCGCTCACCGGGCAGCAGCAGAACCTGGGCACCCAGATCGCCCACTCCATCGTCACCAACACGGCGAGCAGCGCGGCCGGTTGGCGCCAACTGACCAGAGCCCAGGCCCAGGACGAACTGGACGCGGGCAAGATCTACGGCGCCCTGGTCATCCCCGCCGACTTCACCGACTCCGTCGCCGCGCTCACCACCACGAACGCCACCACCCGCCCGACGATCACCGTGCTGACCAACCCCGGCAAGGGCAGCCTCGGCTCCTCCCTCGCGAGCAGGATCTCCACCACGGCGGCCCAGCAGGCCTCGCTCACCATCGGCAAGCAGCTCGGCGCGGCGGCCACGAAGGCCGACGCCACCCAGAAGCTGTTCCTCGCGGACCCGGTGCTGATCGCCACCCAGGTCGGCCACCCCATCGGCAGCAACAGCGGCATCGGCCTGACCGCCTTCTACTACACCCTGCTGCTGGTGCTGGCCGGATTCATGGGCGGCAACGTCATCAGCAACGGCGTCGACACCGGCCTCGGCTACGCCGACAACGAGATCGGCCCCTGGCACACCCGCCGCCCCACCGTCCCGATCAACCGCACCCAGACGCTCCTGCTGAAGATGGTCATGACGGCCGGAATCACCCTCCTCAGCGTCTCCCTGATCATGCTCGCCGGCATCGGCATCCTCGGCATGGACGCGACCCACATCCCGCTGCTGTGGATCTACTCCTACTGCGCGGCCCTCGCCGTCGGCCTCGGCGTCCAGGCCATCAACGCCGCGTTCGGCGGGATCGGCCAGCTCGTCTCCATGTTCGTGTTCATCGTCCTGGGCCTGCCGTCCTCCGGCGCCACCGTCCCGCTCCAGGCCGTCCCCGGCTTCTACCGCTTCCTCTCCCACTTCGAGCCCATGCGCCAACTCAGCGACGGAGTACGGGCGATCCTCTACTTCGACGCCCGCGGCGACGCCGGTCTCACCCGCGCGTGGACCATGATCGCGATCGGTACGGCCATCGGCCTGCTCTTCGGCTTCGCCATGGTCAGGTACTACGACAGGAAGGGCCACAAGCGCCTCACGCCGCAGCCCACCTGA
- a CDS encoding MFS transporter produces the protein MKVRRPLRSPLLPRPAPDSLWRDRRFVRFWCGQSVSQFGDRITELALPLLAVGVLHGSANQVALLTALVWTPNLLGLFLGAWVDHRPGKRQLMLLADLFRAAVLLTLPVAYALGTVTLGQLYAVALLTGTAAVVFNTAYSSFFAHLVPPESYVEANSKLSASRSVSFIAGPAVGGGLVQALTAPVAVLADALSFVASAILVGRTRVDEPVRTVSAGPSLLRRAKEGLAFVLHEPVMRAGLLCATTLNFFSFLASTGLLVLFADRVLQLSPGAIGLAFGIGAGGGLLGAVASPAIARRIGIGRSIVAGAVLYPAPIALIAAATGPTWTRLGTLGAAEFLSAFGVMLLDVNLNSLQTSVVPDGLRSRVAGAYNTVNYGVRPLGALIGGELATLMGLRVTLVVAAVGGAMSAVWLVASPIPGIRELGRAPAESRQE, from the coding sequence GTGAAGGTCAGGCGGCCCCTCCGGTCTCCCCTGCTTCCCCGGCCCGCGCCGGACTCCCTCTGGCGGGACCGGCGCTTCGTACGCTTCTGGTGCGGCCAGTCCGTCTCCCAGTTCGGCGACCGGATCACCGAACTGGCCCTGCCCCTGCTGGCAGTTGGCGTGCTGCACGGCTCCGCGAACCAGGTCGCGCTGCTGACCGCCCTCGTCTGGACGCCGAACCTGCTGGGCCTGTTCCTGGGCGCCTGGGTCGACCACCGCCCCGGCAAGCGTCAACTCATGCTGCTCGCCGACCTGTTCAGAGCGGCCGTCCTGCTCACCCTCCCGGTCGCCTACGCCCTCGGCACCGTCACGCTCGGCCAGTTGTACGCGGTCGCGCTGCTGACCGGCACGGCCGCGGTCGTGTTCAACACGGCGTACTCGTCCTTCTTCGCCCACCTCGTACCGCCGGAGTCGTACGTCGAGGCGAACAGCAAGCTCAGCGCGAGCAGATCGGTGTCCTTCATCGCCGGCCCCGCGGTCGGCGGCGGCCTGGTCCAGGCGCTGACGGCACCGGTCGCGGTGCTCGCGGACGCGCTGTCGTTCGTGGCGTCGGCGATCCTGGTCGGCCGCACACGGGTCGACGAGCCGGTGCGTACGGTGTCGGCCGGCCCTTCGTTGCTACGGCGTGCGAAGGAGGGCCTGGCCTTCGTGCTCCACGAGCCCGTCATGCGCGCGGGCCTCCTCTGCGCCACCACCCTCAACTTCTTCTCCTTCCTGGCGAGCACCGGCCTGCTCGTCCTGTTCGCCGACCGGGTCCTCCAACTCTCCCCGGGAGCCATCGGGTTGGCGTTCGGCATCGGCGCCGGTGGCGGCCTCCTCGGCGCGGTGGCGTCCCCCGCGATCGCCCGCCGGATCGGCATCGGCCGCAGCATCGTCGCAGGGGCCGTCCTGTACCCGGCCCCCATCGCCCTCATCGCGGCGGCGACCGGCCCGACCTGGACCCGCCTCGGCACCCTGGGCGCGGCCGAGTTCCTCTCCGCCTTCGGCGTCATGCTCCTCGACGTCAACCTCAACTCCCTCCAGACCTCGGTGGTCCCGGACGGCCTCCGCAGCCGCGTGGCCGGCGCCTACAACACGGTCAACTACGGGGTACGCCCACTGGGGGCACTGATCGGCGGCGAACTGGCCACCCTGATGGGCCTGAGAGTGACGCTGGTGGTCGCGGCGGTCGGGGGAGCGATGTCGGCGGTGTGGTTGGTGGCCTCGCCGATACCGGGGATACGGGAGTTGGGGCGGGCGCCGGCGGAATCAAGGCAGGAGTGA
- a CDS encoding ABC transporter permease, protein MAAPHAWRAARVTPLGELLAPPRITAALLRLSVQVVLVASLWRGLYSHTGATAGLTRDQAVTYAVLAVLASRLRELDQHAGRDTVLQHMHFGTIIYWYLRPLPPQRYYALRAFGEQMYGLAWALTGYAVCLAAGVVEPPKSPAVAGVFALSMLLGQLVLYYVMLLIDQLCFWTLRNGAAMLILIFAQNLLSGVYAPLWFFPDWFITMSRFLPFQATLSVPLSIYVGRVPLSDAGAQLALQALWVVALSLFTRFLWRRAARRVVAQGG, encoded by the coding sequence ATGGCCGCCCCGCACGCCTGGCGCGCCGCCCGTGTCACCCCGCTCGGTGAGCTCCTCGCCCCGCCCCGCATCACGGCCGCCCTGCTCCGTCTGTCGGTGCAGGTGGTCCTGGTGGCGTCCCTGTGGCGCGGCCTGTACTCCCACACCGGCGCCACCGCCGGACTCACCCGCGACCAGGCGGTGACGTACGCCGTCCTGGCCGTACTCGCCTCCCGGCTGCGGGAGTTGGACCAGCACGCGGGCCGGGACACGGTCCTCCAGCACATGCACTTCGGCACGATCATCTACTGGTATCTGCGCCCGCTGCCGCCCCAGCGCTACTACGCGCTGCGGGCGTTCGGCGAGCAGATGTACGGGCTGGCCTGGGCGTTGACGGGTTACGCCGTCTGCCTCGCGGCCGGGGTCGTGGAGCCCCCCAAGTCACCTGCGGTGGCAGGGGTGTTCGCGCTGAGCATGCTGCTGGGCCAGCTCGTCCTCTACTACGTCATGCTCCTCATCGACCAGTTGTGCTTCTGGACGCTCCGCAACGGCGCCGCGATGCTCATCCTGATCTTCGCGCAGAACCTGCTGTCCGGGGTGTACGCGCCGCTGTGGTTCTTCCCGGACTGGTTCATCACGATGAGCCGCTTCCTGCCGTTCCAGGCGACCCTGAGCGTGCCGCTCTCGATCTACGTGGGCCGCGTCCCGTTGTCCGACGCGGGCGCCCAACTCGCCCTGCAGGCACTGTGGGTGGTGGCACTGTCCCTGTTCACCCGGTTCCTGTGGCGGCGCGCCGCCCGTCGAGTCGTAGCCCAAGGGGGTTGA
- a CDS encoding TetR/AcrR family transcriptional regulator has protein sequence MARAGLTPDRIVAAAADLADEVGFENVSLSALARGFGVKDASLYSHVKNLQDLRTRVAFLAGGELVERIAVAVAGRTGREALAAFADAYRDYALEHPGRYAATQIRVDQALVAASPALRRTAEITYGLLRAYGLEEPDLTDAVRLLRSTFHGYCALESAGGFGAPRDVRRSWERAVEALHVALTHWPREAGSGAG, from the coding sequence GTGGCGCGTGCGGGACTCACCCCCGACCGGATCGTGGCGGCCGCCGCCGACCTCGCCGACGAGGTCGGCTTCGAGAACGTCAGCCTGTCCGCCCTGGCCCGCGGCTTCGGCGTGAAGGACGCGAGTCTGTACTCGCACGTCAAGAACCTCCAGGATCTGCGCACGCGGGTCGCGTTCCTCGCGGGCGGCGAGCTGGTCGAGCGGATCGCCGTCGCGGTCGCCGGCCGCACGGGCCGGGAGGCGCTGGCCGCCTTCGCCGACGCCTACCGGGACTACGCCCTGGAGCACCCGGGCCGGTACGCGGCCACCCAGATCCGCGTCGACCAGGCCCTCGTCGCCGCCTCCCCGGCCCTGCGCCGCACCGCAGAGATCACCTACGGCCTGCTGCGCGCCTACGGCCTGGAGGAACCCGATCTCACCGACGCCGTACGGCTGTTGCGCAGTACGTTCCACGGCTACTGCGCGCTGGAGTCCGCGGGCGGCTTCGGGGCGCCGCGTGATGTGCGGCGGTCCTGGGAGCGGGCCGTCGAAGCCCTGCACGTGGCGTTGACGCACTGGCCCCGCGAGGCCGGGTCCGGGGCGGGCTGA